In Dysgonomonadaceae bacterium zrk40, one genomic interval encodes:
- a CDS encoding ABC transporter ATP-binding protein — protein MTEIAARLEAAGKEYKTGESTIVALQPTTTEFRKGEITLIVGPSGSGKTTLLSLLGCVIYPTMGKVWVGDTRVNDLPERELAQLRLRRIGFVFQGFNLLAPLSALENVMHPLLLQGVNRHDARKQAMELIHTFGMQERIHNLPRNLSGGQQQRIAIARSLITNPQLILCDEPTASLDHNSARMVMEMLSQLSLENRAVIVVTHDVRLKKYADRTIYVSEGMISDTDIEDEF, from the coding sequence ATGACCGAAATTGCAGCACGGCTCGAGGCAGCCGGCAAGGAGTACAAGACGGGTGAATCGACCATCGTCGCACTGCAACCCACCACTACTGAGTTTAGAAAGGGTGAGATCACCCTGATCGTCGGGCCCTCCGGCTCAGGCAAGACCACCCTGCTCTCACTGCTGGGGTGTGTGATTTATCCCACCATGGGAAAGGTGTGGGTGGGTGACACCCGCGTAAACGACCTCCCGGAGCGGGAACTGGCGCAATTGCGCTTAAGACGGATAGGCTTCGTCTTCCAAGGATTCAACCTGCTGGCACCCCTCAGCGCACTGGAGAACGTGATGCACCCGCTGCTGTTGCAGGGGGTGAACCGCCACGATGCCCGAAAACAGGCGATGGAGCTGATCCACACCTTCGGTATGCAGGAGAGAATTCACAACCTGCCCCGCAACCTGAGTGGTGGCCAACAGCAGCGAATCGCAATCGCCCGCTCGCTGATTACCAACCCGCAGCTGATCCTCTGTGACGAGCCCACCGCCTCACTCGACCACAACAGTGCCAGAATGGTGATGGAGATGCTGAGCCAGCTCTCCCTCGAGAACAGGGCAGTGATCGTGGTGACCCACGATGTGCGGCTGAAGAAATATGCAGACCGCACCATTTACGTCTCGGAAGGGATGATCAGTGATACTGACATCGAAGATGAGTTTTAG
- a CDS encoding MBL fold metallo-hydrolase, with protein sequence MKPGILFLAMTLLMTHLLLAGDYDKDTFRTNNGKEVVITFIKHGSLMLSYDNLQIQVDPVTMFADYTTFPKADFILVTHEHGDHLDSKAIDALTKDKTQLILNPSSKEILGKGKAIRNGERLQLTKEINLDAVPAYNTTPGREQYHPRHRDNGYILTIDGLRIYIAGDTEDIPEMSELKAIDIAFLPVNQPYTMTVVQAVRAAKLFSPDVLYPYHFGETDVKPIKEQLEESGIDVRIRKME encoded by the coding sequence ATGAAACCTGGAATTCTCTTTCTTGCAATGACTCTACTCATGACCCATCTGCTACTGGCGGGAGACTACGATAAAGATACTTTCCGCACCAACAACGGCAAGGAGGTAGTGATCACCTTTATCAAGCATGGATCTCTGATGCTCAGCTATGATAATCTGCAGATACAGGTGGATCCGGTGACCATGTTTGCCGACTACACTACCTTCCCGAAGGCTGATTTCATCCTGGTGACCCATGAGCATGGCGACCATCTCGATTCAAAGGCAATCGATGCACTTACGAAAGATAAGACGCAGCTAATCCTCAACCCCTCCTCAAAGGAAATCCTGGGCAAGGGAAAAGCAATTCGAAACGGGGAACGGCTGCAGTTAACCAAGGAGATAAACCTGGATGCCGTCCCTGCCTACAACACGACCCCGGGACGGGAGCAGTATCATCCACGTCACCGTGACAACGGTTACATCCTCACCATTGACGGACTGAGAATTTACATTGCCGGCGACACAGAAGACATCCCTGAGATGAGTGAACTGAAGGCAATCGACATCGCATTTTTGCCGGTCAACCAACCCTACACCATGACCGTGGTACAGGCAGTACGTGCCGCTAAGCTCTTCTCTCCCGATGTGCTTTACCCCTACCACTTCGGTGAAACCGATGTAAAGCCAATCAAGGAGCAACTGGAAGAGAGCGGCATCGATGTCCGTATCCGGAAAATGGAATAG
- the mnmD gene encoding tRNA (5-methylaminomethyl-2-thiouridine)(34)-methyltransferase MnmD has protein sequence MKTILETTEDGSHTLYVPELEEHYHSTHGAIQESMHVFIDAGLRHCNKEHIHLLEIGFGTGLNGLLTLLEAEKLQKKVFYHSLERYPLAEAAAMQLNYPEQIKMKNETLALLKQYQPEPFFRLLHQSPWERVEVLTPYFTLLKEENDFSHPEQFQPPRQYNLIYFDAFAPEKQPEMWQETIFQRLYTLCADDGILTTYCAKGAVRRMLQSAGFTVERLPGPPGKREMLRATKVR, from the coding sequence ATGAAAACCATATTAGAAACCACCGAAGACGGATCGCACACCCTTTATGTGCCGGAGCTGGAGGAGCATTACCACTCCACCCACGGTGCCATACAAGAATCGATGCATGTCTTTATCGATGCAGGGCTGCGGCATTGTAACAAAGAACACATTCACCTGCTGGAGATCGGGTTCGGCACGGGACTGAACGGCTTGCTGACCCTGCTGGAGGCGGAAAAACTGCAGAAGAAAGTCTTTTATCACTCGCTGGAGCGATACCCGCTAGCGGAAGCTGCAGCCATGCAGCTCAACTATCCGGAGCAGATAAAAATGAAAAATGAAACCCTGGCGTTGCTGAAACAGTATCAACCCGAACCGTTTTTTCGCCTGCTGCATCAATCACCATGGGAAAGGGTGGAAGTCCTCACACCCTACTTCACCCTGCTGAAGGAGGAGAACGACTTCAGCCATCCAGAACAATTTCAACCGCCAAGACAGTACAACCTGATCTACTTCGATGCATTTGCACCAGAAAAACAGCCGGAAATGTGGCAGGAGACAATCTTCCAACGGCTTTACACACTGTGTGCTGACGATGGCATCCTCACCACCTACTGCGCCAAGGGAGCGGTACGAAGGATGCTGCAATCAGCCGGCTTCACCGTGGAACGCCTTCCCGGTCCCCCGGGAAAAAGGGAGATGCTGCGGGCCACGAAAGTGAGATAG
- a CDS encoding zinc ABC transporter substrate-binding protein, giving the protein MQKYLSILLILILAVACNNPSKNRSETEKPQLTVTIEPQRYFLEQLAGEDYRINTLVPPGTSPETYEPSPSVLIDLGKSAIYFRVGDLGFEKAWSRRLAENNPDVKVVDCSAGIELIAGDLHDHEDEHGDHSDPSDHVGHDHNHSALDPHVWSSPRAMRVFARNMLDALVQANPGRAEFYQENHRDLTKKIDAVDSTLTTLLNKAPSRSFIIYHPALGYLARDYGLQQHSIEFEGKNPSPAQLKELVDLAQEEKINTLFVQRGFDLKNGEVIAREVGAELFEIDPLRYEWDEELIRIATILSR; this is encoded by the coding sequence ATGCAGAAATATCTTTCCATTCTCCTGATACTCATTCTGGCTGTTGCCTGCAACAACCCTTCCAAGAACAGAAGTGAAACGGAGAAGCCACAGCTCACCGTCACCATCGAGCCGCAACGCTACTTCCTGGAGCAGCTGGCAGGTGAGGATTACCGCATCAACACGCTGGTCCCTCCAGGCACCAGTCCCGAGACCTATGAACCCTCTCCCTCGGTGTTGATCGACCTTGGAAAGAGCGCCATCTACTTCCGGGTCGGCGACTTGGGGTTTGAGAAGGCATGGAGCCGACGACTGGCGGAGAACAACCCGGATGTGAAGGTTGTGGATTGTTCCGCGGGGATAGAGCTGATAGCGGGTGATCTGCATGACCATGAGGATGAGCACGGGGATCACTCAGACCCCTCAGATCATGTGGGGCACGACCATAACCACAGTGCGCTCGATCCCCATGTATGGTCCTCCCCCCGCGCCATGCGTGTTTTTGCACGAAACATGCTGGATGCGCTGGTGCAAGCCAACCCGGGGAGAGCCGAATTCTACCAGGAGAATCATCGTGATCTCACCAAAAAGATTGATGCGGTGGACAGCACGCTCACCACATTGCTTAATAAAGCACCCTCACGTTCTTTCATCATCTACCACCCGGCACTGGGCTACCTTGCCCGCGATTACGGATTGCAGCAACACAGTATCGAGTTTGAGGGGAAGAACCCTTCACCGGCACAGCTAAAGGAGCTGGTCGACCTGGCACAGGAGGAAAAGATCAACACCCTCTTCGTGCAACGCGGCTTTGACCTGAAAAACGGAGAAGTGATTGCCCGTGAGGTGGGTGCCGAGCTGTTTGAGATCGATCCCCTGCGCTATGAATGGGATGAGGAGCTGATCAGGATTGCCACCATCCTCTCACGATAA